The Arthrobacter sp. NicSoilC5 genome has a window encoding:
- a CDS encoding HIT family protein — translation MSTLFTKILKGEIPGRFVWREDDVAAFLTTGPLADGHTLVVPTEEVDRWTDATPETLARVMEVARRIGAVQVDIFRARRAGLIVAGYEVNHLHVHVWPSQSMADFDFGSADQNPDPAVLDANAEKLREGLRTAGYGDFVPAA, via the coding sequence ATGAGCACCCTGTTCACAAAGATCCTGAAGGGCGAGATTCCCGGCCGGTTCGTCTGGCGCGAGGACGACGTCGCGGCGTTCCTTACCACCGGACCGCTTGCCGACGGCCACACACTGGTGGTCCCCACCGAAGAAGTGGACCGGTGGACTGACGCCACGCCGGAGACCCTGGCCAGGGTCATGGAAGTGGCACGGCGGATCGGTGCGGTCCAGGTGGACATCTTCCGCGCCCGGCGGGCCGGGCTGATCGTGGCCGGCTACGAGGTCAACCACCTGCATGTGCACGTGTGGCCGTCGCAAAGCATGGCCGACTTCGACTTCGGCTCAGCGGACCAGAATCCCGATCCCGCAGTACTGGATGCCAACGCCGAAAAGCTCCGCGAGGGCCTCCGGACGGCCGGCTACGGGGACTTCGTACCTGCGGCCTGA
- a CDS encoding FAD:protein FMN transferase — MSATDREDFSFQGIGTGWHITTHLPLPAAVRTRVLGRVEKFDGEWSRFRADSRVAAMARRPGRYSFPEEAAPLGELYRQLYDLTNGAMTPLIGGSLERLGYDAAYSLRAAGPPLPAPDWESVLTWSGTVLTAGAPVVLDIGAAGKGLLVDLLAQELAAAGVGGFVIDAGGDLLARGTVPVSVALEHPYNPAQAIGVVDLEGRALCASAANRRAWGDGLHHVLDGTTGQPVRTAVATWALAETAMVADALATALFFVPGALLQEAFDFSWLTVFSDGSAAYSAEFEGKLFA, encoded by the coding sequence GTGTCCGCGACGGACCGGGAGGACTTTTCGTTCCAGGGGATCGGCACCGGCTGGCACATCACCACTCACCTGCCCTTGCCCGCAGCCGTGCGGACACGGGTCCTGGGCAGGGTGGAAAAGTTCGACGGCGAGTGGTCCCGTTTCCGTGCCGACTCCCGCGTTGCAGCCATGGCCCGACGGCCCGGACGCTACTCCTTCCCGGAGGAGGCCGCGCCACTGGGTGAGCTGTACCGGCAGCTTTACGACCTGACGAACGGCGCCATGACACCCCTCATAGGCGGGAGCCTGGAGCGCCTGGGGTATGACGCAGCGTACTCCCTCCGGGCAGCGGGGCCGCCGCTCCCGGCACCGGACTGGGAATCGGTCCTCACGTGGTCCGGAACGGTCCTGACTGCCGGCGCCCCGGTGGTCCTGGACATTGGCGCCGCCGGCAAGGGCCTGCTGGTGGACCTGCTGGCGCAGGAGCTGGCGGCCGCCGGTGTGGGCGGGTTCGTCATTGATGCCGGCGGGGACCTGCTGGCCCGCGGAACCGTACCCGTCAGCGTGGCGCTTGAACACCCCTACAACCCGGCACAGGCGATTGGCGTGGTGGACCTGGAGGGCCGGGCCCTGTGCGCGTCGGCCGCCAACCGGCGCGCCTGGGGCGACGGACTGCACCACGTCCTGGACGGAACCACCGGGCAGCCGGTCCGGACCGCCGTCGCCACCTGGGCACTGGCGGAGACGGCCATGGTTGCCGATGCCCTCGCCACCGCCCTCTTCTTCGTTCCGGGCGCACTGCTCCAGGAGGCGTTCGACTTTTCCTGGCTGACGGTCTTTTCCGACGGCAGCGCAGCCTATTCCGCCGAATTCGAAGGGAAGCTGTTCGCATGA
- a CDS encoding NAD(P)-dependent alcohol dehydrogenase, protein MTPGRPVPPPLAHPIPPVAGAAPAAAGTPAVAAPDSGVRAAAYGAVSGASGLVPLTVARRAPKPDDVEIAIEFCGLCHSDVHATRGEWGGQTYPLVPGHEIVGTVSRTGSNVTDFAVGDRVGVGCMVDSCRECESCLDGLEQYCEKGMTGTYGAKDRRNGDAITQGGYASSIVVDRRYVLRVPESLDPAAAAPLLCAGVTTFSPLRHFDVEEGDVVGVVGLGGLGHMAVKLAKAMGAKVVVFTTSESKVAAALELGADEVVLSRDEAAMAAANRSIDLIIDTVAAPHDLNPFFRTLRVDGALFQLGLPSEAMPPVNPGALIRRRIAYAGSLIGGIAETQEMLDFCAEHGVVADIEMVAAGQLNEAYDRMVAGDVKYRFVLDTSTLQAAAEEADA, encoded by the coding sequence ATGACACCAGGACGTCCCGTACCACCGCCCCTTGCCCATCCCATTCCGCCCGTGGCCGGAGCCGCGCCCGCAGCCGCCGGAACCCCAGCAGTCGCAGCCCCGGACTCCGGCGTGCGCGCCGCAGCGTACGGCGCCGTGTCCGGAGCCAGCGGGCTGGTGCCGCTGACGGTCGCCAGACGCGCCCCAAAACCGGACGATGTGGAAATCGCCATCGAGTTCTGCGGGCTCTGCCACTCCGACGTGCACGCCACCCGCGGAGAATGGGGCGGCCAGACATACCCCCTGGTCCCCGGCCACGAAATCGTGGGAACGGTCAGCAGGACCGGTTCGAACGTCACCGATTTCGCAGTGGGCGACCGCGTGGGCGTTGGCTGCATGGTGGACTCCTGCCGCGAATGCGAAAGCTGCCTGGACGGCCTTGAGCAATACTGCGAAAAGGGGATGACCGGCACCTACGGCGCAAAGGACCGGCGGAACGGGGACGCCATCACCCAGGGCGGTTATGCGTCGTCCATCGTGGTGGACCGCCGCTACGTCCTGCGCGTACCGGAATCGCTGGATCCGGCAGCCGCCGCGCCACTGTTGTGTGCCGGCGTCACCACATTTTCGCCGCTGCGCCACTTCGACGTGGAGGAAGGCGACGTGGTGGGCGTCGTGGGGCTTGGCGGGCTGGGCCACATGGCGGTCAAGCTGGCCAAGGCCATGGGCGCGAAGGTGGTGGTGTTCACTACATCCGAATCCAAGGTTGCGGCCGCCCTGGAACTGGGCGCGGATGAGGTTGTCCTGTCCCGCGATGAGGCCGCGATGGCCGCCGCGAACCGCAGCATCGACCTCATCATCGATACTGTGGCGGCCCCCCACGACCTGAACCCCTTTTTCCGCACCCTGCGCGTGGACGGCGCGCTCTTCCAGCTGGGGCTGCCCTCCGAAGCCATGCCGCCGGTCAATCCGGGTGCCCTGATCCGTCGCAGGATCGCCTATGCAGGCTCACTGATCGGCGGCATTGCCGAAACGCAGGAGATGCTCGACTTCTGCGCCGAGCACGGCGTGGTTGCCGATATCGAGATGGTGGCCGCCGGACAGCTGAATGAAGCCTACGACCGGATGGTCGCTGGAGACGTAAAGTACCGGTTCGTGCTGGACACCAGCACGCTGCAGGCAGCAGCCGAGGAGGCAGACGCATGA
- a CDS encoding FMN-binding protein: protein MSLAGTVAGCAPSTADSTPGTAAAPGAPTAGSSALAGSGGTYKDGTYSADGNYVSPNGTETVGVQLTLAAGKVTDVQITQHPSNPNTRKFQGQFAGGISAQVVGRNIDELNVSKVSGSSLTSGGFNQALEKIKAEAH from the coding sequence CTGTCCCTGGCGGGAACCGTGGCGGGCTGCGCGCCGTCCACCGCCGACAGCACCCCCGGCACTGCCGCGGCCCCGGGCGCCCCCACTGCCGGATCCTCCGCCCTGGCCGGCAGCGGCGGCACCTACAAAGACGGCACCTACAGTGCGGACGGCAACTACGTCTCGCCCAACGGCACGGAAACGGTGGGTGTGCAGCTGACGCTGGCAGCGGGAAAAGTCACGGACGTCCAGATCACCCAGCACCCGTCCAATCCCAACACCCGCAAATTCCAGGGCCAGTTCGCCGGGGGCATCTCAGCCCAGGTGGTGGGCAGGAACATCGATGAACTCAACGTTTCCAAGGTGTCCGGGTCCTCACTGACCAGCGGAGGGTTCAACCAGGCGTTGGAGAAGATCAAGGCGGAGGCGCACTAG
- a CDS encoding oxidoreductase, producing MSPVDTPQTGPAPSLTGRISTAVGRFTMYRLILVVLAVLAAYSLLLNVLGWLTFGVPEMLAHLALCLGLTYAANRALAALFRVNPHSESSLITGLLLYFLFWPSLQPRDLAGVALACVLASASKYALAWRGRHIFNPAAAGAFATGLTGLNIATWWAATPAMLWVLVPGVLVVLHRTRKVLMASVFTGAATAIITLELLRSGMTAGMGVWQALAQRPVLFFVGFMLTEPLTLPPRRPQQLALAAVVGVLFAVPWNLGIVANSPEAALLAGNLLAFLAGQRGAVKLRFAGSRRLTPTTAEFSFEPARPVRFLPGQYMELDLPQARPDGKGRRRVFSLTGSPGERLVKFGVRTAGPLSAAKAALLALQPGDEVTATAVGGDFVLARDPRRPVLLIAAGIGITPFVSHLSSGALRERDAVLLLLARSADEVAYAEELGTSGMRVLVRLADGSDPPAGLASASAGASGRLDGTALAALVPDIDRREVYVSGSPASVASLRRAARRAGARRVRTDSFSGY from the coding sequence ATGAGCCCCGTGGACACACCACAAACCGGCCCGGCCCCCTCCCTGACGGGCCGGATAAGCACCGCCGTGGGCAGGTTCACCATGTACCGGCTCATCCTTGTGGTCCTGGCAGTACTCGCCGCCTACAGCCTGCTGCTGAATGTGCTGGGCTGGCTGACGTTCGGAGTCCCGGAAATGCTGGCACACCTGGCGCTGTGCCTGGGCTTGACCTACGCCGCCAACCGGGCGCTGGCGGCACTCTTCCGGGTCAACCCCCATTCCGAGTCCTCGCTGATCACCGGGCTGCTGCTCTATTTCCTGTTCTGGCCGTCCCTGCAACCGAGGGACCTGGCGGGGGTGGCTCTGGCGTGCGTGCTGGCGTCGGCGTCCAAATACGCACTGGCGTGGCGCGGACGGCACATATTCAATCCCGCCGCGGCCGGCGCGTTTGCCACCGGACTCACCGGGCTGAACATCGCCACGTGGTGGGCCGCGACGCCGGCCATGCTCTGGGTGCTGGTCCCGGGCGTGCTGGTGGTCCTGCACCGGACACGCAAGGTGCTGATGGCATCCGTGTTCACGGGGGCAGCCACCGCGATCATTACCCTTGAACTGCTTCGCTCGGGGATGACGGCCGGGATGGGCGTCTGGCAGGCCCTCGCCCAGCGTCCTGTGCTCTTCTTTGTGGGCTTCATGCTGACCGAGCCCCTGACATTGCCGCCGCGGCGGCCCCAGCAGTTGGCACTTGCAGCTGTGGTTGGGGTGCTCTTCGCGGTGCCGTGGAACCTGGGCATTGTGGCCAACTCCCCGGAGGCGGCGCTGCTGGCGGGCAACCTGCTGGCTTTCCTGGCGGGCCAGCGCGGGGCCGTAAAGCTCCGGTTCGCAGGGAGCCGCCGGCTGACGCCCACCACCGCCGAGTTCTCGTTCGAGCCCGCCCGCCCGGTACGTTTCCTCCCCGGACAGTACATGGAGCTGGACCTGCCGCAGGCCAGGCCGGATGGAAAAGGCCGGCGCCGGGTGTTCAGCCTGACCGGCTCCCCCGGCGAGCGCCTGGTGAAATTTGGCGTCCGGACGGCGGGCCCTCTGTCTGCGGCAAAGGCGGCGCTCCTGGCGCTGCAGCCGGGGGACGAAGTGACAGCCACGGCGGTGGGCGGCGACTTCGTCCTGGCGCGGGATCCCCGCCGGCCGGTTCTGCTCATCGCGGCGGGCATCGGCATCACGCCGTTTGTGTCCCACCTGTCTTCCGGGGCCCTGCGGGAGCGGGACGCTGTGCTCCTGCTCCTGGCCAGGAGCGCTGATGAGGTGGCCTACGCGGAAGAACTCGGGACGTCCGGCATGCGTGTACTGGTGCGGCTGGCGGATGGCTCCGACCCGCCTGCCGGCCTGGCCTCCGCGTCCGCCGGCGCGTCCGGCCGGCTGGATGGAACGGCGCTTGCAGCGCTTGTCCCGGATATCGACCGCCGGGAGGTTTACGTTTCCGGCTCGCCCGCAAGCGTCGCATCCCTCCGCCGCGCGGCCAGGCGGGCCGGGGCGCGGCGGGTCCGGACGGACTCTTTCTCGGGCTACTGA
- a CDS encoding M4 family metallopeptidase, with product MHVPFCSIIPPYMLRRLAQQDAPEFSSAASAARKALGHVESFQAARSQAVPALPPGLRSEKPGPVNRAVYDAGGDETLPGRPAREEGGPATGDAATDEAYDGLGNTHRLYADAFGRDSVDGRGLKLDATVHFGKLYDNAFWNGSQMVFGDGDGDVFERFTKSVSVIGHELAHGVTQYSAGLVYRNQAGALNESMSDVFGALVEQYVKNQTTAQASWLIGEGLFTSKVQGRALRSMKAPGTAYDDDVLGKDPQPDSMDSYVRTSADNGGVHINSGIPNRAFYLVAEALGGCAWEAPGRIWYETLTNGSLPPAATFTVFARATVRAAADLFGPESPEHDAVGAAWETVKVKV from the coding sequence ATGCACGTTCCATTCTGTTCAATCATTCCGCCGTACATGCTGCGGCGGCTGGCGCAGCAGGATGCGCCGGAGTTCTCGTCCGCGGCAAGCGCCGCCAGGAAGGCGCTGGGCCACGTCGAATCGTTCCAGGCTGCGCGTTCGCAGGCTGTTCCGGCCCTTCCGCCGGGCCTGCGGTCGGAAAAGCCAGGACCCGTCAACCGCGCCGTCTACGACGCCGGCGGGGACGAAACCCTCCCGGGCAGGCCTGCCCGCGAAGAAGGCGGACCCGCCACCGGCGATGCCGCTACGGACGAGGCCTATGACGGGCTGGGGAACACGCACAGGCTGTATGCCGACGCCTTCGGGCGGGATTCGGTGGACGGCCGAGGGCTGAAGCTGGACGCCACGGTGCACTTCGGCAAGCTGTACGATAATGCCTTCTGGAACGGCAGCCAGATGGTCTTCGGCGATGGCGACGGCGACGTCTTCGAGCGCTTCACCAAATCCGTCAGCGTCATCGGTCACGAGCTGGCACACGGGGTCACCCAGTACTCGGCGGGGCTTGTGTACCGCAACCAGGCGGGTGCCCTGAACGAATCCATGTCCGACGTCTTCGGCGCGCTCGTTGAGCAGTACGTCAAGAACCAGACCACCGCGCAGGCCAGCTGGCTGATCGGGGAAGGGCTCTTCACGTCCAAGGTCCAGGGGCGGGCCCTGCGGTCCATGAAGGCGCCGGGGACCGCGTACGACGACGACGTGCTGGGCAAGGACCCGCAGCCTGACTCCATGGACTCCTACGTCCGGACCAGCGCGGACAATGGCGGCGTACATATCAACTCCGGCATCCCCAACCGCGCCTTCTACCTGGTGGCGGAGGCACTGGGCGGCTGCGCGTGGGAGGCTCCGGGCCGGATCTGGTACGAGACCCTGACCAACGGTTCCCTGCCGCCCGCCGCCACGTTCACCGTCTTTGCCCGTGCCACGGTCCGCGCTGCCGCCGACCTTTTTGGTCCGGAGTCCCCGGAGCATGACGCCGTGGGGGCGGCGTGGGAAACTGTGAAGGTCAAGGTTTAA
- a CDS encoding cation transporter, whose amino-acid sequence MAETEKRTKSSSTLLTVIIAFVANVLVAAAKSVAAVLSGSASMAAEAAHSWADTGNQVFLFLAERRSARPRDKSHPMGYGREAYVWSMFAAFGLFTAGAVVSIMHGIQEIIAPEPAADFTVAYIVLAVAFVFEGVSFVQAFRQTRKAAHELERHTLEQVLISSDPTLRAVFAEDAAALIGLVVAFVGVFLHQVTGSPLPDAIGSIVVGVLLAVVAVVLIDRNRRFLVGQGVTPDIERSMARRVLEHRDIARLTYLHLEFVGPRKLYLVAAVDLEGDHPEHEVAVALRRIERELEDHETVEEAVLTLATLDEAALRF is encoded by the coding sequence ATGGCTGAAACCGAAAAGCGAACAAAATCCAGCTCCACCCTGCTGACTGTCATCATCGCCTTCGTGGCGAATGTGCTCGTGGCGGCGGCAAAGTCAGTGGCCGCTGTCCTTTCCGGCTCGGCCTCGATGGCCGCGGAGGCAGCGCATTCCTGGGCGGATACCGGAAACCAGGTGTTCCTGTTCTTGGCGGAGCGCCGCTCTGCCCGGCCCCGGGACAAGAGCCACCCCATGGGATACGGCCGGGAAGCCTATGTCTGGTCGATGTTCGCCGCGTTCGGCCTTTTTACCGCCGGGGCAGTGGTGTCCATCATGCACGGCATCCAGGAGATCATTGCCCCTGAACCGGCGGCGGACTTCACCGTGGCGTACATCGTCCTTGCCGTGGCCTTCGTCTTCGAGGGAGTCTCCTTCGTCCAGGCGTTCCGCCAGACCCGGAAGGCGGCCCACGAGCTGGAACGGCACACCCTTGAACAGGTCCTGATCAGCTCCGATCCCACCCTGCGCGCCGTGTTCGCCGAGGATGCCGCCGCGCTGATCGGCCTCGTGGTGGCGTTCGTGGGCGTATTCCTGCACCAGGTCACCGGCTCGCCGCTGCCGGACGCAATCGGTTCGATCGTCGTCGGCGTGTTGCTCGCCGTCGTCGCGGTTGTCCTGATCGACCGCAACAGGCGCTTCCTGGTGGGCCAGGGCGTCACCCCGGACATCGAGCGCTCCATGGCCCGGCGGGTGCTGGAGCACCGCGACATCGCCCGGCTCACCTACCTGCACCTGGAATTCGTCGGCCCGCGCAAGCTGTACCTGGTGGCGGCGGTGGATCTGGAGGGGGACCACCCGGAGCACGAGGTGGCGGTGGCCCTGCGCCGGATTGAGCGTGAGCTGGAGGACCACGAAACGGTAGAGGAAGCCGTCCTGACCCTGGCAACCCTTGACGAGGCAGCCCTGCGTTTCTGA
- a CDS encoding protealysin inhibitor emfourin: MKIKVERTGGIAAITRVWTVDARTDSDLSQWQPIVEACPWDAVPSTPRAAAAAFEAPRPDRFIYSITAGQRRAALPEHALTGPWRILVDTARAAAEEAGGPLPGADTDGPG; this comes from the coding sequence ATGAAGATCAAGGTGGAGCGCACCGGCGGGATCGCGGCAATCACTCGCGTGTGGACGGTGGACGCCCGGACGGACAGCGACCTCAGCCAGTGGCAGCCCATTGTCGAGGCCTGCCCGTGGGATGCGGTTCCCAGCACTCCACGGGCAGCCGCGGCGGCCTTCGAGGCGCCCCGGCCGGACCGCTTCATCTACTCCATCACGGCCGGGCAGCGCAGGGCTGCCCTGCCCGAGCATGCCCTCACCGGTCCATGGCGCATCCTGGTTGATACCGCGCGGGCCGCCGCGGAGGAAGCCGGCGGACCACTTCCCGGCGCGGACACCGACGGGCCCGGCTGA
- the hrpA gene encoding ATP-dependent RNA helicase HrpA produces the protein MTFHISYPAELPVSERREDLMAAIAANQVTIIAGETGSGKTTQIPKMCLELGLGEKGLIGHTQPRRLAARTVAERIAEELGVEIGQEVGFQVRFTGEVSKATKVKLMTDGILLAEIQRDKLLRKYSTIIIDEAHERSLNIDFILGYLKRVLPQRPDLKVIITSATIDPERFAKHFGTPDDPAPIVEVSGRTYPVEIRYRPLSQPKADEEDASDDELEEDRDPLDAVCDAVDELAAEAPGDILVFFSGEREIRDAAEALQARIQSNRRLANTEILPLFARLSLQEQHKVFHPGSKRRIVLATNVAETSLTVPGIKYVIDTGTARISRYSHRTKVQRLPIERVSQASANQRSGRCGRVSDGIAIRLYSEEDFESRPRFTDPEILRTNLAAVILQMTAMGVARGPKDVEDFPFVEPPETRAINDGVTLLRELGALAPPRSQGTGTKAEAAGGRGGPQGGGLTAVGQKLAQLPVDPRLGRMIVEAGKRGCVREVMVLAAALTIQDPRERPTDKQQLAAEKHNRFRDENSDFTGYLNLWNYLQEKQQELSSSAFRRLCRAEFINYLRVREWQDLFTQLRQLARPLGITLDNKRLADPVGNHDGIHISLLSGLLSHIGILDERKREYAGARGSRFAIFPGSALFKKSPTFVMAAELVETSRLWARVAAKFDPVWAEQVAPDLVKRSYSEPHWSTRQGAVMAYEKVTLYGVPIIAQRRINYGRVDPVVARELFIRHALVEGDWRTHHKFFHRNRALLHEVEELEARMRRRDLLVDDETLFEFYDARIGPDVVSERHFDKWWKDARRENPDLLDYDKSLLLSDDADDLDVSAYPKTWLHKGFELPLTYEFHPVAPGSAPDPSDGVTAEVPVLFLNQLDDAPFRWLIPGQRVELVTALIKSLPKQIRKNFVPAPDVARQAVAVLESDFDPATDDLEPSLELALRRIRGAVIPPGSWNWDAVPPHLRVSFKVVDSKGKVLGEGKDLAGLQEQLAPATRRAIAESLGATPASTAPGAAPNGQRRKGKASDGGPPARQQGAGVPGAPATAGFVEQEGLTEWTFGTIKRQVSSMVKGHTVTGYPALVDQGKTVALRVFQTSEEQLDAMRGGVIRLLALRVPAPDRYVLEHLSNTEKLTFSQNPHGSVSALIADCALAAIDKLTPPELPWDRQAFDALYELVRAELIDTVFTVTAVVERILASTRRIEKQLKGTTSLALISALNDVRSQLEQLVYPGFVARTGYAQLSQLPRYLAAIEKRLERLPGNVQRDALNMAVVQRLEDDYDDAVSALLPGRRAGRELTQVRWMIEELRVSLFAVELGTAYSVSEKRIRTVLNKALAPA, from the coding sequence ATGACTTTTCATATCTCCTATCCCGCCGAGCTGCCGGTTTCCGAGCGCCGCGAGGACCTGATGGCCGCCATCGCCGCCAACCAGGTGACCATCATCGCCGGCGAGACCGGCTCCGGAAAGACCACCCAGATCCCCAAAATGTGCCTGGAACTGGGACTGGGCGAGAAAGGCCTCATCGGGCACACCCAGCCCCGCCGGCTGGCAGCGCGGACCGTGGCGGAGCGCATCGCGGAGGAGCTCGGTGTCGAGATCGGGCAGGAAGTAGGCTTCCAGGTCCGGTTCACGGGTGAGGTCAGCAAGGCGACCAAGGTCAAACTCATGACCGACGGCATCCTGCTCGCCGAGATCCAGCGGGACAAACTGCTGCGGAAATACAGCACCATCATCATTGACGAGGCGCACGAACGCAGCCTCAACATCGACTTCATCCTGGGCTACCTCAAGCGGGTCCTCCCCCAGCGGCCGGACCTGAAGGTCATCATCACCTCGGCCACCATTGATCCCGAACGGTTCGCCAAGCACTTCGGCACCCCGGACGACCCTGCCCCCATTGTTGAGGTGTCCGGCCGGACCTACCCGGTGGAAATCCGCTACCGCCCCCTCTCGCAGCCGAAAGCGGACGAAGAAGACGCCTCTGACGACGAACTTGAGGAAGACCGCGATCCGCTGGACGCCGTCTGCGATGCCGTGGACGAACTTGCCGCCGAAGCCCCGGGGGACATCCTGGTGTTCTTCTCCGGCGAGCGCGAAATCCGGGACGCCGCGGAAGCATTGCAGGCCCGCATCCAGTCCAACCGCAGGCTGGCCAACACCGAGATCCTTCCCCTGTTTGCGCGCCTGAGCCTGCAGGAGCAGCACAAGGTGTTCCATCCGGGCAGCAAGCGACGCATCGTGCTGGCCACCAACGTGGCGGAAACGTCACTGACAGTTCCGGGCATCAAATACGTCATCGATACCGGCACCGCCCGCATTTCCCGGTACTCGCACCGCACCAAGGTCCAGCGCCTGCCCATCGAGCGCGTCTCGCAGGCGTCGGCCAACCAGCGCTCGGGCCGCTGCGGCCGCGTGTCCGACGGCATCGCCATCCGGCTGTACTCCGAGGAAGACTTCGAATCCCGGCCCCGGTTCACCGATCCTGAGATCCTGCGGACCAACCTCGCCGCCGTCATCCTCCAGATGACCGCCATGGGCGTGGCAAGGGGGCCCAAGGACGTGGAGGACTTCCCCTTCGTCGAACCGCCGGAAACCCGGGCCATCAACGACGGCGTCACCCTCCTTCGCGAGCTCGGCGCCCTGGCTCCCCCGCGCTCCCAAGGTACCGGGACCAAGGCTGAAGCAGCCGGCGGCAGGGGCGGGCCGCAGGGCGGCGGCCTCACCGCCGTCGGGCAGAAACTTGCCCAGCTGCCCGTGGATCCGCGCCTGGGCCGCATGATCGTGGAAGCGGGAAAGCGCGGCTGCGTCCGCGAGGTCATGGTGCTGGCTGCCGCGCTTACCATCCAGGACCCGCGCGAACGGCCCACCGACAAGCAGCAACTTGCCGCGGAAAAGCACAACCGCTTCCGGGACGAAAACTCTGACTTCACCGGCTACCTCAACCTCTGGAACTACCTGCAGGAGAAGCAGCAGGAGCTCTCGTCATCGGCCTTCCGGCGGCTGTGCCGCGCCGAGTTCATCAACTACCTGCGGGTGCGGGAGTGGCAGGACCTCTTCACCCAGCTGCGCCAGCTTGCCCGTCCGCTGGGGATCACGCTGGACAACAAGCGCCTGGCGGATCCCGTGGGCAACCACGACGGCATCCATATCAGCCTGCTCTCCGGACTCCTTAGCCACATCGGCATCCTGGACGAGCGCAAGCGCGAATACGCCGGCGCCCGGGGCAGCCGCTTCGCGATCTTCCCCGGATCGGCGCTGTTCAAGAAGTCCCCCACGTTTGTCATGGCGGCCGAGCTGGTGGAGACCAGCCGGCTTTGGGCCAGGGTGGCCGCCAAATTCGATCCGGTATGGGCTGAGCAGGTGGCCCCGGACCTGGTGAAGCGCAGCTACAGCGAACCCCATTGGTCCACCAGGCAGGGCGCGGTCATGGCCTACGAAAAGGTCACCCTCTACGGCGTTCCGATCATCGCCCAGCGGCGGATCAACTACGGCCGGGTGGATCCGGTGGTTGCCCGTGAGCTGTTCATCCGGCATGCCCTGGTGGAAGGCGACTGGCGTACCCACCACAAGTTCTTCCACCGCAACCGGGCGCTCCTGCACGAGGTGGAGGAACTCGAGGCCCGCATGCGCCGCCGCGACCTGCTGGTGGATGACGAAACGCTGTTCGAGTTCTACGACGCCAGGATCGGCCCCGACGTGGTGTCCGAGCGGCACTTCGACAAGTGGTGGAAGGATGCCCGCCGGGAGAACCCGGACCTCCTGGATTACGACAAGTCACTGCTCCTCAGCGATGACGCCGACGACCTGGACGTCTCCGCCTACCCGAAGACCTGGCTGCACAAGGGCTTCGAGCTTCCGCTGACGTACGAATTCCATCCGGTGGCACCGGGCTCAGCCCCCGACCCGTCCGACGGCGTCACTGCCGAAGTGCCGGTCCTGTTCCTGAACCAGCTCGACGACGCCCCGTTCCGGTGGCTGATCCCCGGCCAGCGGGTGGAGCTGGTGACCGCCCTGATCAAGTCGTTGCCCAAGCAGATCCGGAAGAACTTCGTCCCCGCCCCCGATGTCGCCCGGCAGGCAGTTGCCGTCCTCGAGTCCGACTTCGATCCCGCCACAGACGATCTGGAGCCCTCGCTGGAGCTTGCGCTGCGGCGGATCCGCGGCGCGGTCATCCCGCCCGGCTCCTGGAACTGGGACGCGGTCCCCCCGCACCTGCGCGTCAGTTTCAAGGTGGTGGACAGCAAGGGCAAAGTCCTGGGCGAGGGCAAGGACCTCGCCGGGCTTCAGGAGCAGCTTGCCCCCGCCACCCGGCGTGCCATCGCCGAATCGCTTGGCGCCACCCCGGCCTCCACTGCGCCCGGAGCCGCCCCTAACGGGCAGCGCCGGAAGGGAAAGGCGTCCGACGGCGGCCCACCGGCCCGTCAGCAGGGCGCCGGGGTGCCGGGAGCCCCGGCCACGGCAGGGTTCGTGGAGCAGGAAGGCCTGACCGAATGGACCTTCGGCACCATCAAACGCCAGGTGAGCAGCATGGTCAAGGGCCACACAGTTACCGGTTATCCGGCGCTGGTGGACCAGGGCAAGACGGTAGCCTTGCGCGTGTTCCAGACGTCAGAAGAACAGCTCGACGCCATGCGCGGCGGGGTGATCCGGCTGCTGGCACTGCGCGTTCCGGCGCCGGACCGCTACGTCCTGGAGCACCTGAGCAACACCGAGAAACTCACGTTCAGCCAGAACCCGCACGGCTCGGTGTCGGCCCTGATCGCGGACTGTGCGCTGGCGGCCATCGACAAGCTCACGCCACCGGAACTGCCCTGGGACCGCCAGGCCTTTGACGCCCTGTATGAGCTGGTGCGCGCTGAACTGATTGACACCGTCTTCACGGTCACGGCCGTCGTCGAGCGCATCCTGGCCAGCACCCGGCGGATCGAAAAGCAGCTCAAGGGCACCACCAGCCTGGCCCTGATCAGTGCGCTGAACGACGTCAGGAGCCAGCTGGAGCAACTGGTGTACCCGGGTTTTGTGGCACGCACGGGCTACGCCCAGCTCAGCCAGCTTCCGCGGTACCTTGCGGCCATCGAGAAGCGGCTGGAGCGCCTGCCCGGGAACGTGCAGCGGGATGCCCTGAACATGGCAGTGGTGCAACGGCTGGAAGACGACTACGACGACGCCGTGTCGGCGCTGCTGCCGGGGCGGCGTGCCGGACGGGAGTTAACCCAGGTGCGCTGGATGATCGAGGAACTCCGGGTGAGCCTGTTCGCCGTCGAGCTCGGAACTGCCTACTCCGTGTCCGAGAAGCGCATCCGAACAGTGCTGAACAAGGCCCTCGCGCCGGCCTGA